GTCGGCGCCGTCGTCGGAGGCTTCGTCGCCACGAAGTTGGGCTTCGGCGGCTTCCAGGGGTTCGACATCTACAGCCTGATCATCGCGACCCTCGGCGCCATCCTCTTCCTGCTCGTGGTGCGGATCATCCGCGGCGGGAAGAAGTCGACCTAGTCGAGCTCGCCGGGAACGCCCATCGGCAGGCGCTTTGCGGGCCGCCGGGCCTGCGCCAGCAGGTGGCCGATCTCTGGCAACACCAGCCGCTGAAGCGCGAGCTCGATCGCTGCCGGCGAACCGGGCAGGAGGAAGATCGCCCGTCCCGAGACCAGGCCGGCGGCGGCGCGCGACAGCATCGCGGCGGCGCCGATCTCGGCGAAGGAGAGCATCCGGAAGAGCTCGCCGAAGCCCGGGATCTCCCTTTCGAAGAGCGGCGTCACCGCCTCGATCGTCACGTCGCGCGGCGCGAGTCCTGTGCCGCCGGTGACCAGTGCGGCATCGACCGCCGGCAGCGCCAGCGCCGCCTTGACCTCGGCTCGGATCTCGCCGATGTCGTCACGCACCAGGCCGCGCGAAACGATGCGATGCCCCGCTCCGGCGACGAGCGTCGCGAGCAATCCTCCTCCTTTATCGGTTCTTTCGTTCCGGCTGTCACTCACTGTGAGCAGAGCGAATCCCAGGACCGGACTTCCCGCTTGCGACCGATGTTCCCCGACCACCATGCACGTAGCCTAGCCGATTCGCCCGCCTTGCTAGCCCGGACTTCTCACCAGCATTCGTCGCGAGGCGTCGCAGATGCCCGTGACTGCAAGGCGTCGCGACCGAGGCGAGCGCAGGCGGGCCGGTCGGCCCGTCGAGCACGCCGACCGAGCGCAACGCAGCAGGCGTGGGCAGATGGGGCGCCGCAGTAGAAAGCTGGTGAGAAATCCGGGCTAGGATCCAGCGCATGAGCAGAAAAGTGGCGATTCTCGGAGTACCGATGGATCTCGGGCAGGGGCGGCGCGGCGTCGACATGGGACCGTCGGCGATCCGCTACGGCCGGCTGCACGAGCGGCTCGCAGCGATCGGCTGCGAGGTCACCGATCTGGGCGACGTCGATGTGCCGGGCGCCGAGGAGTTGGGCGTCGAACACGCGCAGCCGGGCGGCGGCATGGGCTATCTCGACGCCATCGTCCACGCCTGCGAAGCGACGATCGAGAAACTCCTCGCCCTGCCGGCGGCGACCTTTCCGGTCATCCTCGGCGGCGACCACTCGATCGCCATGGGCTCGGTGACCGGCGCCTCCCGCCGCGAGCGCACCGGCGTCATCTGGGTCGACGCCCACGGCGACTTCAACACCACGGAGACCTCGCCCTCGGGCAACATCCACGGCATGCCGTTGGGCGCCCTCTGCGGCGTCGGTGACCGGCGCCTGATCGACCTCGGCTGGCCGGGGGCGAAGATCAGGCCGGAGGACGTCGTGCTCATCGGCGTGCGCGACCTCGACAGCGAAGAGGCCCGGTTGATGCGCAACGCCGGCGTCACCGTCTACACCATGAAGGAGGTCGATCACGTCGGCCTGCCGCGGATCGCCGAGGAGACCCTGGCGCGGCTGGGCAGTCTCCCGCGCCTCCACGTCTCCTTCGATGCCGACGTGCTCGACCCGGAGGTCGCGCCCGGCGTCGGCACGCCGGTACCCGGCGGTTTCACCTACCGCGAAGCCCACCTGCTGATGGAGCTCTTCGCCGACTCGGGGCGCGTCACCAGCCTCGACCTCGTCGAAGTGAACCCGATTCTCGACCGCGAGAATCGCACCGCCAACACCATGGTCGAGCTCGCCGCGAGTCTGCTGGGCAAGCGGATCTTCTGAGAAATTCGTGACAGTTACCCATTTTCCGCTTGGGAGGCCTCTGGCAGCCAGCAAGCGTTCGAGCGGAAAATAGGTAACTGTCACGAATTTCTAGGTAACTGTCACGAATTTCGCGAGCGTCGCCATGGCCTGCGCGGCCATCGCTTTCGGCACGAAGAGATGGTCGTGGTGGTAGGCAGAGATCGCGTTGCACGGGATCCCCTGGCGCGCCAGCCCCGTCGCGACGGCGGCGAGAAAGCCGACCGCAGCGAGATCCGAGTGCACGGTGAGCGTGATCCAGGCGCAAGGGAAGGTCCCTTCGAGGCCGTGCCGCTCGGCCTCCTCTTGACGCAGCACCAGTGTCAGGCCTTCGGCCTCGCGAAAGGTCGCGAGCGGCGCGAAGCCCGCCGGAATCGAGTCCCCGGCAAGAGTGCAATAGAGCCAG
The sequence above is drawn from the Thermoanaerobaculia bacterium genome and encodes:
- a CDS encoding GlsB/YeaQ/YmgE family stress response membrane protein; amino-acid sequence: MGLFSWIVMGLVAGALARLLLPGRDALGCITTSLVGIVGAVVGGFVATKLGFGGFQGFDIYSLIIATLGAILFLLVVRIIRGGKKST
- a CDS encoding molybdenum cofactor biosynthesis protein, coding for MVVGEHRSQAGSPVLGFALLTVSDSRNERTDKGGGLLATLVAGAGHRIVSRGLVRDDIGEIRAEVKAALALPAVDAALVTGGTGLAPRDVTIEAVTPLFEREIPGFGELFRMLSFAEIGAAAMLSRAAAGLVSGRAIFLLPGSPAAIELALQRLVLPEIGHLLAQARRPAKRLPMGVPGELD
- the rocF gene encoding arginase; its protein translation is MSRKVAILGVPMDLGQGRRGVDMGPSAIRYGRLHERLAAIGCEVTDLGDVDVPGAEELGVEHAQPGGGMGYLDAIVHACEATIEKLLALPAATFPVILGGDHSIAMGSVTGASRRERTGVIWVDAHGDFNTTETSPSGNIHGMPLGALCGVGDRRLIDLGWPGAKIRPEDVVLIGVRDLDSEEARLMRNAGVTVYTMKEVDHVGLPRIAEETLARLGSLPRLHVSFDADVLDPEVAPGVGTPVPGGFTYREAHLLMELFADSGRVTSLDLVEVNPILDRENRTANTMVELAASLLGKRIF
- a CDS encoding ACT domain-containing protein yields the protein MSPPGEADLGRLLAGIEPVLQDGTWLYCTLAGDSIPAGFAPLATFREAEGLTLVLRQEEAERHGLEGTFPCAWITLTVHSDLAAVGFLAAVATGLARQGIPCNAISAYHHDHLFVPKAMAAQAMATLAKFVTVT